The Salinibaculum sp. SYNS191 genome has a window encoding:
- a CDS encoding RAD55 family ATPase, with product MSNPLPTGIDVLDRKLGGGLPAGSMVALTAEPASQAELFLYELTATRGTLWLSLDRTAEAVRDSIENTPAKTGDPTVRHISGEAPLDNAGKLVSALPETSNLIVDPLDVLESQEPPSRFRSFMNDLQNHIFNTDSLGILHCLEGRSVPPLRDTTEHFADVVFHLQTDITGDEVENKLAIPKFRGGRAPSDTIKLDLVEEVSIDTSRDIA from the coding sequence ATGAGCAACCCGTTGCCGACCGGGATCGACGTGCTCGACCGCAAGCTCGGCGGGGGGCTGCCAGCCGGCAGTATGGTCGCGCTGACGGCCGAACCCGCCAGCCAGGCCGAGCTCTTTCTGTACGAACTCACGGCAACGCGGGGGACGCTCTGGCTCTCGCTGGACCGCACGGCCGAGGCCGTCCGGGACAGCATCGAGAACACGCCCGCGAAGACGGGCGACCCGACCGTGCGCCACATCTCCGGCGAGGCACCGCTGGACAACGCCGGGAAACTCGTCAGCGCGCTGCCGGAGACCTCGAACCTCATCGTGGACCCGCTGGACGTCCTGGAGTCCCAGGAGCCGCCGTCGCGCTTTCGCTCGTTCATGAACGACCTCCAGAACCACATCTTCAACACCGACAGCCTGGGCATCCTCCACTGTCTGGAGGGCCGGTCGGTGCCGCCGCTGCGGGACACGACCGAGCACTTCGCGGACGTCGTCTTCCACCTCCAGACCGACATCACCGGCGACGAGGTGGAGAACAAACTCGCCATCCCGAAGTTCCGAGGCGGGCGCGCGCCGTCGGACACCATCAAACTCGACCTCGTGGAGGAGGTCTCTATCGACACCAGCCGGGACATCGCGTGA
- a CDS encoding FKBP-type peptidyl-prolyl cis-trans isomerase — MSNDSEAEEADDDETQHEETEAAEEEVEEEEAEEEVEGLQDGDFIKLAYTARTVEDGDLVDTTDEEVAEEADIDTEGQEFAPRTIVLGQGHIFESVEEDVIGKDVGDSGSVVVSAEEAFGEYDDEQVRTVSKDKIPEDDRYPGAQVQIDQQQGFVETIIGGRARVDFNHPLAGEEIEYEYEIVGEVTDRQDKAEGLIDMMLDLDLDVFFQTDTVEEEQMVESEDDEDEEGDEDEESEPEFETVEVEKETLYIEATPQLSMNQQWMMGKQQIAQQLTQLLDIDRIIVQEELGGGGMGMPGMMGGMGGGAGGADLEAALEDADIDADELAEDLPDDLEE; from the coding sequence ATGAGCAACGACTCCGAGGCCGAGGAGGCCGACGACGACGAGACCCAGCACGAAGAGACAGAAGCGGCCGAGGAAGAAGTGGAGGAGGAAGAAGCCGAGGAGGAAGTCGAAGGGCTGCAGGACGGCGACTTCATCAAACTCGCCTACACCGCTCGCACCGTCGAGGATGGCGACCTCGTCGACACGACCGACGAGGAGGTCGCGGAGGAGGCCGACATCGACACCGAGGGCCAGGAGTTCGCGCCCCGGACCATCGTCCTCGGACAGGGTCACATCTTCGAGTCCGTCGAGGAGGACGTCATCGGCAAGGACGTCGGCGACTCCGGCAGCGTCGTCGTCTCCGCCGAGGAGGCCTTCGGCGAGTACGACGACGAGCAGGTCCGTACCGTCAGCAAGGACAAGATTCCGGAGGACGACCGCTACCCCGGCGCACAGGTCCAGATTGACCAGCAACAGGGCTTCGTCGAGACCATCATCGGCGGCCGCGCCCGCGTCGACTTCAACCACCCGCTGGCCGGCGAGGAAATCGAGTACGAGTACGAGATCGTCGGCGAGGTCACCGACCGCCAGGACAAGGCGGAGGGCCTCATCGACATGATGCTCGACCTGGACCTCGACGTCTTCTTCCAGACTGACACGGTCGAAGAAGAACAGATGGTCGAAAGCGAGGACGACGAAGACGAGGAAGGCGACGAGGACGAGGAGAGCGAACCCGAGTTCGAGACCGTCGAAGTCGAGAAGGAGACGCTGTACATCGAGGCGACCCCGCAGCTCTCGATGAACCAGCAGTGGATGATGGGCAAGCAGCAGATCGCCCAGCAGCTGACCCAGCTGCTCGACATCGACCGCATCATCGTCCAGGAGGAACTCGGCGGTGGCGGCATGGGCATGCCCGGCATGATGGGCGGCATGGGCGGCGGCGCCGGCGGTGCCGACCTCGAAGCCGCGCTCGAAGACGCCGACATCGACGCCGACGAACTGGCCGAGGACCTGCCCGACGACCTCGAAGAGTAA
- a CDS encoding cell division inhibitor MinD: MFALTGGKGGSGKTTAALGLARALAADGADPLVVDADVGLPDAHLLAGVDRDPTWDQVARGEPVTRVYQRSAELGGIAVLPAGTRDLLGPALEAASDWHGPVLVDCPAGAGPGTATPLRHAEGAVLATTAAPAALSDAEKTARVAERLDAPVLAALVRDTRETTALPFECPHVERVPAIDLAESGEPALRTVLDDPRVRAAHQSVAASLLDPEGTASTRRRRSADSRRKSRSAGGTKNR, translated from the coding sequence ATGTTCGCACTCACCGGCGGCAAGGGCGGCAGTGGCAAGACGACGGCGGCGCTCGGACTGGCGCGGGCGCTGGCGGCGGATGGTGCCGACCCACTCGTGGTCGACGCCGACGTCGGCCTGCCCGACGCACACCTGCTGGCGGGCGTCGACCGCGACCCGACCTGGGACCAGGTGGCACGCGGCGAGCCAGTCACACGAGTCTACCAGCGGTCGGCCGAACTCGGCGGCATCGCGGTCCTGCCGGCGGGCACCCGCGACCTGCTCGGGCCGGCACTGGAGGCGGCAAGCGACTGGCACGGCCCCGTCCTCGTCGACTGTCCTGCGGGTGCGGGTCCGGGGACTGCGACGCCGCTGCGACACGCCGAGGGTGCCGTCCTCGCCACGACGGCGGCCCCGGCGGCGCTGTCGGACGCCGAAAAGACCGCCCGCGTCGCGGAGCGCCTGGACGCGCCCGTACTGGCCGCGCTCGTCCGGGACACTCGCGAGACGACCGCTCTCCCCTTCGAGTGCCCCCACGTCGAACGGGTGCCCGCAATCGACCTCGCGGAGTCGGGCGAGCCGGCGCTCCGGACGGTGCTCGACGACCCGCGCGTCAGGGCCGCTCACCAGTCGGTCGCGGCGTCGCTTCTGGACCCGGAGGGCACAGCCTCCACGAGGCGGCGTCGGTCGGCCGACTCCCGGCGGAAGTCGCGGTCGGCTGGCGGCACGAAGAATCGTTGA
- a CDS encoding DUF1918 domain-containing protein — MTFEEDDTVVLHDEHSDYDGEEGTITQVMETMFGDATYTVSFEDGKEQGVPEDNLEAVEE, encoded by the coding sequence ATGACATTCGAGGAGGACGACACCGTTGTCCTGCACGACGAACACAGCGACTACGACGGCGAGGAGGGGACCATCACGCAGGTGATGGAGACCATGTTCGGCGACGCGACCTACACCGTCAGCTTCGAAGACGGCAAGGAGCAGGGCGTGCCCGAGGACAACCTCGAAGCCGTCGAGGAGTAG
- the pyrB gene encoding aspartate carbamoyltransferase, with the protein MRQDHIISAKQLSRADIETVLDRASDIASDPGAYADRHPNALLGLLFFEPSTRTKMSFSAAIKRLGGDIVDMGPVEYSSVKKGESLADTVRVVEGYADALVLRHPSEGSAKMATEHVDVPLINGGDGAGQHPTQTLLDLYTIRENAGLDDLTIGIMGDLKYGRTVHSLAYALTNFDTRQHFVSPDSLKLPRNVRYDLHEAGSSIKEHTELDDILPSLDVLYVTRIQRERFPDESEYREVAGQYQIDAGTLEAAKDDLTVMHPLPRVDEIAYDVDETSHANYFQQAHNAVPVRMALLDMLLGGDQ; encoded by the coding sequence ATGCGCCAGGACCACATCATCAGCGCGAAACAGCTCTCGCGGGCGGACATCGAGACCGTCCTGGACCGCGCGAGCGACATCGCGAGCGACCCGGGGGCCTACGCGGACCGACATCCGAACGCCCTCCTCGGCCTGCTGTTCTTCGAGCCGAGCACGCGGACGAAGATGAGTTTCAGCGCCGCCATCAAGCGGCTGGGCGGGGACATCGTCGACATGGGGCCGGTCGAGTACTCCAGCGTCAAGAAAGGTGAGAGCCTCGCCGACACCGTCCGCGTCGTCGAGGGCTACGCCGACGCGCTGGTGCTTCGCCACCCCAGCGAGGGGTCGGCGAAGATGGCCACCGAACACGTCGACGTGCCGCTCATCAACGGCGGCGACGGGGCCGGCCAGCACCCGACACAGACGCTGCTCGACCTCTACACCATCCGGGAGAACGCCGGCCTGGACGACCTCACAATCGGCATCATGGGCGACCTGAAGTACGGGCGGACCGTCCACTCGCTGGCCTACGCACTGACGAACTTCGACACGCGCCAGCACTTCGTCAGCCCCGACAGCCTCAAACTCCCGCGGAACGTCCGCTACGACCTCCACGAGGCCGGGTCGTCCATCAAGGAACACACCGAACTCGACGACATCCTGCCGAGCCTGGACGTGCTCTACGTCACCCGCATCCAGCGCGAGCGGTTCCCCGACGAGAGCGAGTACCGCGAGGTCGCCGGCCAGTACCAGATCGACGCCGGGACGCTCGAAGCAGCCAAGGACGACCTCACGGTCATGCACCCACTGCCCCGCGTCGACGAGATCGCCTACGACGTCGACGAGACCAGCCACGCCAACTACTTCCAGCAGGCTCACAACGCCGTCCCGGTCCGGATGGCGCTTCTGGACATGCTGCTCGGAGGTGACCAATGA
- a CDS encoding PLP-dependent cysteine synthase family protein — protein MDDSILDTVGSPLVAVDAPAGTTIAAKVESFNPGGSAKDRPALAMVEAAEESGDLSAGDTIVEPTSGNTGIGLAMVGAAKGYDVRLVMPASKSPERRQIMKAYGADLELVEGTISDCRERADELDAREDFVQMRQFENPANPGSHYETTGPEIIEQLGERTPDALVAGVGTGGTITGIGRRLREAFPDVDVVAVEPEDSAVLSGGDPSDDDFQGMGPGFVSENLDVDLLDSVETVGIEAAEAECRRLAREEGILVGQSSGGSLVAAKRYAEQLREKVDDPLVVTVFWDSGERYMSTGMFDEE, from the coding sequence ATGGACGACAGCATTCTCGACACAGTGGGGTCGCCGCTGGTGGCCGTCGACGCCCCGGCGGGGACGACGATAGCGGCGAAGGTGGAGTCGTTCAATCCCGGCGGGTCCGCCAAGGACCGCCCGGCACTGGCGATGGTCGAGGCCGCCGAGGAGTCCGGTGACCTCTCGGCGGGTGACACCATCGTCGAACCGACGAGCGGCAACACCGGCATCGGGCTGGCGATGGTCGGCGCGGCGAAGGGCTACGACGTCCGCCTCGTCATGCCCGCCTCGAAGTCCCCGGAGCGCCGCCAGATAATGAAGGCCTACGGGGCGGACCTGGAACTGGTAGAGGGGACCATCAGCGACTGCCGCGAGCGGGCCGACGAACTGGACGCCCGCGAGGATTTCGTCCAGATGCGACAGTTCGAGAACCCGGCGAATCCCGGGTCCCACTACGAGACGACCGGCCCGGAGATAATCGAACAACTGGGCGAGCGAACGCCCGACGCGCTGGTCGCCGGCGTCGGAACCGGCGGGACCATCACCGGTATCGGCCGCCGCCTCCGTGAGGCGTTCCCGGACGTCGACGTCGTCGCCGTGGAACCGGAAGACAGCGCCGTCCTCTCGGGCGGCGACCCGAGCGACGACGACTTCCAGGGGATGGGACCGGGCTTCGTCAGCGAGAACCTGGACGTTGACCTGCTGGACAGCGTGGAGACGGTGGGCATCGAAGCGGCAGAGGCGGAGTGTCGTCGCCTCGCCCGCGAGGAGGGAATTCTCGTCGGACAGTCCTCCGGCGGGTCGCTCGTCGCGGCGAAGCGCTACGCCGAGCAGTTGCGCGAGAAGGTCGACGACCCGCTGGTCGTCACGGTCTTCTGGGACTCCGGCGAGCGGTACATGTCGACCGGCATGTTCGACGAGGAGTGA
- a CDS encoding thioredoxin domain-containing protein, translated as MSDPARRNRLDDEQSPYLQAHADNPVNWQPWDETAREAARERDVPIFLSVGYAACHWCHVMAEESFEDDEVAKVLNEDFVPVKVDREERPDVDSIYQSICQQVSGRGGWPLSVWLTPDGRPFYVGTYFPKEEKRGQPGFLELLRDIRNSWNDPDQRGDMEDRADQWTDAIEGDLEEVPEQPGEPPGSDVLLTAADAATRGADREHGGWGRAQKFPQTGNLHILMRAAERAGRDTYRDVVEETLDAMAGGGLYDHVGGGFHRYTTDQQWVVPHFEKMLYDNAEIPRAFLAGYQLTGEERYATVAAETFEFLQRELQHPDGGFYSTLDARSEGESGEQEEGAFYVWTPEEVHDAVADETAADLFCDRYGVSPRGNFEKGQTVLTESTSVDELAEEYDMDPANVEAALAEAREQVFEARSERPRPARDEKVLAGWNGLAISALAEGALVLDDEYADVAADALGFVRDQLWDGDAGRLQRRYKDGEAKIDGYLEDYAFLGRGAFDLYQATGDVDYLAVAMDLAEAIVERFWDADAGTLYFTPSGGEQLIARPQEVSDQSTPSSAGVAASLLLGLSHFRPDETFADVAESVVGTHASKVTANPLQHATLTLAADSYATGPLELTLVAVGQPAAWLETLGETYLGDRLLAWRPGEAEAFESWLTTLGLDEAPPIWAEREMQNGDPTVYACRSFTCSPPKHELEAALSWAADNAGE; from the coding sequence GCCAGGGAAGCGGCCCGCGAGCGCGACGTCCCCATCTTCCTCTCGGTCGGCTACGCGGCCTGCCACTGGTGTCACGTGATGGCCGAGGAGAGCTTCGAGGACGACGAAGTCGCGAAGGTACTGAACGAGGACTTCGTCCCGGTGAAGGTCGACCGGGAGGAGCGCCCGGACGTCGACAGCATCTACCAGAGCATCTGCCAGCAGGTGAGCGGCCGCGGCGGCTGGCCGCTGTCTGTCTGGCTGACGCCCGACGGCCGGCCGTTCTACGTCGGGACGTACTTCCCGAAGGAGGAGAAGCGGGGCCAGCCGGGCTTTCTGGAGCTGTTGCGGGACATCCGCAACTCCTGGAACGACCCCGACCAGCGCGGGGACATGGAGGACCGCGCCGACCAGTGGACCGACGCCATCGAGGGCGACCTGGAGGAGGTGCCCGAACAGCCCGGCGAACCGCCGGGCAGCGACGTGCTGCTGACGGCGGCGGATGCCGCGACCCGCGGGGCGGACCGTGAGCACGGCGGCTGGGGTCGCGCACAGAAGTTCCCCCAGACGGGGAACCTCCACATCCTGATGCGCGCCGCCGAGCGGGCGGGCCGGGACACCTACCGGGATGTCGTCGAGGAGACGCTGGACGCGATGGCCGGCGGCGGCCTCTACGACCACGTCGGCGGCGGGTTCCACCGCTACACGACCGACCAGCAGTGGGTCGTCCCGCACTTCGAGAAGATGCTCTACGACAACGCCGAGATACCGCGGGCCTTCCTCGCCGGCTACCAGTTGACCGGCGAGGAGCGGTACGCGACGGTCGCCGCGGAGACGTTCGAGTTCCTCCAGCGCGAACTGCAACACCCCGACGGCGGCTTCTACAGCACGCTCGACGCGCGAAGCGAGGGCGAGTCCGGCGAGCAGGAAGAGGGCGCGTTCTACGTCTGGACGCCGGAGGAGGTCCACGATGCGGTCGCCGACGAGACCGCGGCGGACCTGTTCTGTGACCGCTACGGCGTGAGCCCGCGGGGGAACTTCGAGAAGGGCCAGACCGTCCTCACCGAGTCCACCAGCGTCGACGAACTCGCCGAGGAGTACGACATGGACCCTGCGAACGTCGAGGCCGCGCTGGCGGAGGCCCGCGAGCAGGTCTTCGAGGCCCGCAGCGAACGGCCGCGTCCGGCCCGCGACGAGAAGGTGCTGGCTGGCTGGAACGGGCTCGCCATCTCCGCGCTCGCGGAGGGTGCGCTGGTGCTCGACGACGAGTACGCCGACGTGGCCGCCGACGCGCTCGGGTTCGTCCGCGACCAGCTCTGGGACGGGGACGCCGGCCGCCTCCAGCGCCGCTACAAGGACGGAGAGGCGAAAATCGACGGCTACCTGGAGGACTACGCGTTCCTCGGGCGGGGCGCGTTCGACCTCTACCAGGCGACCGGTGACGTGGACTACCTGGCGGTGGCGATGGACCTCGCGGAGGCCATCGTCGAGCGGTTCTGGGACGCCGACGCCGGGACGCTGTACTTCACGCCCAGCGGCGGCGAACAGCTCATCGCCCGCCCGCAGGAGGTCAGCGACCAGTCGACCCCGTCCAGTGCCGGCGTCGCGGCCTCGCTCCTGCTCGGCCTGTCGCACTTCCGGCCCGACGAGACGTTCGCGGACGTCGCCGAGAGCGTCGTCGGGACGCACGCCTCGAAGGTGACCGCGAACCCGCTCCAGCACGCCACGCTCACGCTCGCGGCGGACAGCTACGCCACGGGGCCGCTGGAACTGACGCTCGTGGCTGTCGGCCAGCCGGCGGCGTGGCTGGAGACGCTGGGTGAGACGTACCTGGGCGACCGGCTGCTCGCGTGGCGGCCCGGCGAGGCGGAGGCGTTCGAGTCCTGGCTGACGACGCTGGGGCTCGACGAAGCGCCGCCCATCTGGGCGGAGCGGGAGATGCAAAACGGCGACCCGACCGTCTACGCCTGCCGGTCGTTCACCTGCTCGCCGCCGAAACACGAACTGGAGGCGGCGCTTTCCTGGGCCGCCGACAACGCAGGCGAGTAG
- the pyrI gene encoding aspartate carbamoyltransferase regulatory subunit, producing the protein MTDDRQLRVSKIENGTVIDHIAGGQALNVLAILGIDGTAGEVVSIGMNVPSDRLGRKDVVKVENRELSQSELDVLSLIAPAATVNIIRDYDVVDKHLVERPDHVTGILQCPNHNCITTEEEPVDSRFEVLDDGVRCEYCDTIIRENLAAHILV; encoded by the coding sequence ATGACAGACGACCGCCAGCTTCGCGTCAGCAAAATCGAGAACGGCACCGTCATCGACCACATCGCCGGCGGACAGGCGCTGAACGTCCTCGCCATCCTCGGCATCGACGGCACCGCCGGGGAAGTCGTCTCCATCGGGATGAACGTCCCCTCGGACCGCCTCGGCCGCAAGGACGTCGTCAAGGTCGAGAACCGCGAACTCTCACAGAGCGAACTCGACGTCCTCTCGCTCATCGCGCCCGCGGCGACGGTCAACATCATCCGCGACTACGACGTGGTCGACAAGCACCTCGTCGAGCGCCCCGACCACGTCACCGGCATCCTCCAGTGCCCCAACCACAACTGCATCACGACCGAGGAGGAGCCGGTCGACTCCCGCTTCGAGGTGCTGGACGACGGCGTCCGCTGTGAGTACTGCGACACCATCATCCGCGAGAACCTCGCCGCGCACATCCTGGTCTGA
- the cyaB gene encoding class IV adenylate cyclase, protein MYEVELKVRADHERVRSRLDDSNADRVGTVVQEDTYYDAPDRDFAETDEALRVREERDDGVTTCLTYKGPLVEAESKTREEAETAVADSDGLADILSGLGYEPAATVRKERTRYHVRGYTVSLDTVEGLGEFVEVETETESDVETARNGARDVMDSLGVDPDEQIRTSYLGLLLAAE, encoded by the coding sequence ATGTACGAGGTCGAACTGAAGGTTCGCGCCGACCACGAGCGGGTCCGCAGCCGGCTGGACGACAGCAACGCCGACCGCGTCGGGACCGTCGTCCAGGAGGACACTTACTACGACGCCCCCGACCGCGACTTCGCGGAGACCGACGAGGCGCTTCGCGTCCGCGAGGAGCGCGACGACGGCGTGACGACGTGTCTGACCTACAAGGGACCGCTCGTGGAGGCCGAGTCGAAGACCCGCGAGGAGGCCGAGACGGCCGTCGCGGACTCGGACGGGCTCGCGGACATCCTCTCCGGACTGGGCTACGAACCCGCCGCGACGGTCCGCAAGGAGCGCACGCGGTACCACGTCCGCGGGTACACCGTCTCGCTCGACACCGTCGAGGGACTCGGCGAGTTCGTGGAAGTCGAGACGGAGACGGAATCGGACGTCGAGACCGCACGCAACGGCGCACGCGACGTCATGGACTCGCTCGGAGTCGACCCCGACGAGCAGATTCGCACCTCCTATCTCGGCCTCCTGCTGGCTGCTGAATAA
- a CDS encoding methionine adenosyltransferase → MTERNIHVQRAAGEAVEDQEVEIVERKGIGHPDSICDGVAETVSRALAQTYLDRFGKVLHFNTDETQLVAGSSAPAFGGGEMLEPIYLLIVGRATKAYDGQRIPAETIGLDAARRYLDENFPELDVGSDIVVDIRLGEGSGDLQEVFGEEGAVPMANDTSYGVGHAPLTETEQIVYNTEKRLNGEYSEENPEIGEDIKVMGKREGDHIDVTVAVAMIDRFIDDMMVYQEAVEGVREFVTEMATEYTDRDVTVHVNTADDYEEGAIYLTTTGTSAEQGDDGSVGRGNRANGLITPNRPMSMEATSGKNPVNHIGKIYNLLSTEIAESVVDEVDGIRQLQVRLLSQIGKPIDQPHVADAEVVTESGVTITDIQSSIEDAMDDELANVTGITRRVIEDELATF, encoded by the coding sequence ATGACCGAACGGAACATCCACGTACAGCGAGCGGCGGGAGAGGCCGTCGAGGACCAGGAGGTCGAAATCGTCGAGCGGAAGGGCATCGGCCACCCCGACTCTATCTGCGACGGGGTCGCCGAGACCGTCTCCCGGGCGCTCGCCCAGACCTACCTCGACCGCTTCGGGAAGGTCCTGCACTTCAACACCGACGAGACGCAACTGGTCGCCGGGTCCAGCGCGCCCGCCTTCGGCGGCGGCGAGATGCTCGAACCCATCTACCTGCTCATCGTCGGCCGGGCCACGAAGGCCTACGACGGCCAGCGGATTCCGGCCGAGACCATCGGCCTCGACGCCGCCCGCAGGTACCTCGACGAGAACTTCCCGGAACTGGACGTCGGCTCCGACATCGTCGTCGACATCCGCCTCGGCGAGGGCAGCGGCGACCTCCAGGAGGTCTTCGGAGAGGAGGGCGCGGTCCCGATGGCCAACGACACCTCCTACGGCGTCGGCCACGCGCCGCTGACCGAGACCGAGCAAATCGTCTACAACACGGAGAAGCGCCTCAACGGCGAGTACAGCGAGGAAAACCCCGAAATCGGCGAGGACATCAAGGTGATGGGCAAGCGCGAGGGCGACCACATCGACGTGACCGTCGCCGTCGCGATGATAGACCGGTTCATCGACGACATGATGGTCTACCAGGAGGCCGTCGAGGGCGTCCGCGAGTTCGTCACCGAGATGGCGACGGAGTACACCGACCGCGACGTGACCGTCCACGTCAACACCGCCGACGACTACGAGGAGGGGGCCATCTACCTGACGACGACCGGCACCAGCGCCGAACAGGGCGACGACGGCTCCGTCGGCCGTGGTAACCGCGCAAACGGTCTCATCACGCCGAATCGCCCGATGAGCATGGAGGCCACCAGCGGGAAGAACCCCGTCAACCACATCGGCAAGATTTACAACCTCCTGAGCACCGAAATCGCCGAATCCGTCGTCGACGAGGTCGACGGCATCCGCCAGCTTCAGGTCCGCCTGCTCAGTCAAATTGGCAAGCCCATCGACCAGCCACACGTCGCCGACGCCGAGGTCGTCACCGAGTCGGGCGTGACGATTACCGACATCCAATCGTCCATCGAAGACGCCATGGACGACGAACTGGCCAACGTCACGGGCATCACGCGCCGCGTCATCGAGGACGAACTGGCGACGTTCTGA
- a CDS encoding thioredoxin family protein — protein MAMSLETMEPNPVWAADAYPDTVDVLTAYGPDLVVHVWGGDWCKDCRSQLPDFGAALEAAEIPGENVHHYPLDQDKQGEGVEEYGIEYIPTVVVEYEGEEIARFVEDEPVPIAVYLADEIEAELGPVEDDA, from the coding sequence ATGGCAATGTCACTCGAAACGATGGAACCCAACCCCGTGTGGGCGGCGGACGCCTACCCGGACACGGTCGACGTACTCACCGCCTACGGCCCGGACCTGGTCGTCCATGTCTGGGGCGGCGACTGGTGCAAGGACTGCCGGTCGCAACTGCCGGACTTCGGCGCGGCGCTGGAGGCCGCGGAAATCCCCGGGGAGAACGTCCACCACTACCCGCTGGACCAGGACAAGCAGGGCGAGGGCGTCGAGGAGTACGGCATCGAGTACATCCCCACCGTGGTCGTCGAGTACGAGGGCGAGGAGATAGCCCGCTTCGTCGAGGACGAGCCGGTCCCCATCGCGGTCTACCTGGCCGACGAAATCGAAGCGGAACTCGGCCCCGTCGAGGACGACGCGTAA
- a CDS encoding NUDIX hydrolase: MTTLDDLWYLADEADQQAEQTLHTLQQRYEQFTAFETTKHVSRRRFRTVAERIRDNGAPYGAHTVVHRSDGRLLLVRHEGVDMWVLPGGETRTVETFQEGAARELREEAGMMARYDGLAMLGRVQFRAGGHATWGVLPIFEAAVGPDPPAPTVEDPDDEISAARWFSDLPEDTRDREQLLAWRDAALG, encoded by the coding sequence ATGACGACCCTCGACGACCTCTGGTACCTCGCGGACGAGGCCGACCAGCAGGCCGAACAGACGCTCCACACCCTCCAGCAGCGCTACGAGCAGTTCACGGCCTTCGAGACCACGAAACACGTCTCCCGCCGGCGCTTTCGAACCGTCGCCGAGCGCATCCGCGACAACGGCGCGCCCTACGGCGCACACACCGTCGTCCACCGCTCCGACGGACGCCTGCTGCTGGTCCGCCACGAGGGCGTCGACATGTGGGTCCTGCCCGGCGGCGAGACCCGCACGGTCGAGACGTTCCAGGAGGGGGCCGCCCGCGAACTCCGCGAGGAGGCGGGCATGATGGCCCGCTACGACGGCCTCGCGATGCTCGGTCGCGTGCAGTTCCGCGCCGGCGGTCACGCGACGTGGGGCGTCCTCCCCATCTTCGAGGCGGCCGTCGGTCCGGACCCGCCCGCGCCGACGGTCGAGGACCCGGACGACGAGATATCCGCGGCGCGGTGGTTCTCGGACCTCCCCGAAGACACCCGCGACCGCGAGCAGTTGCTGGCCTGGCGGGACGCGGCGCTGGGCTGA
- a CDS encoding DUF5804 family protein: protein MTRVCLLGDDDVNLRYELLSRETARNALVTYDLREPFENAVGIETVSLGAAVALLNDLDWYLVRFVDAAFVEEPSISETEWLSRDLARAIRDNRVDAADTGRFLKVYGVERPDATADDADEADSAGSEATDDEDAEETEPTQEQPPRLVEPMLVARTGETIPEYDLRDVEETLTVRVTEAEFDA from the coding sequence ATGACGCGCGTCTGTCTCCTCGGCGACGACGACGTGAACCTCCGCTACGAACTTCTCTCCCGGGAGACGGCACGCAACGCGCTCGTGACCTACGACCTGCGCGAGCCATTCGAGAACGCCGTCGGCATCGAGACGGTGAGCCTGGGGGCCGCCGTCGCGCTGCTGAACGACCTCGACTGGTACCTCGTCCGCTTCGTCGACGCCGCCTTCGTCGAGGAGCCGTCCATCTCCGAGACCGAGTGGCTCTCGCGGGACCTCGCGAGGGCCATCCGCGACAACCGGGTCGACGCCGCCGACACCGGGCGCTTCCTGAAGGTCTACGGCGTCGAGCGACCCGACGCGACCGCGGACGACGCCGACGAAGCCGACAGTGCTGGGAGCGAAGCGACTGACGACGAGGACGCGGAGGAAACGGAGCCCACGCAGGAGCAGCCACCCCGACTCGTCGAGCCGATGCTCGTCGCCCGGACCGGTGAGACGATACCGGAGTACGACCTGCGGGACGTCGAGGAGACGCTGACGGTCCGCGTCACCGAAGCCGAGTTCGACGCCTGA